One Micromonospora eburnea genomic region harbors:
- a CDS encoding hydroxymethylglutaryl-CoA lyase, which translates to MAELPDFVSIREVGPRDGLQNEDPIPTDAKVRLLDALSGTGVKRIEAVSFVHPKAIPQMADADEVWRRAAKAEGLRYSALVPNTRGAQRALAAGFTEIEVVVSASDTHNRRNVNRSTDESLDDIAELIDLLHGAGARAEVIIATSFGCPYEGDVDPRRVAGIVDRVVRDGADRVAFGDTTGMGTPRRVRELITAVRDRNAHIPVLLHFHNTRGTALANLLTAMELGVTEFDASVGGLGGCPYAPGASGNLATEEAVHMLHDMGVETGIDLDALIEVAELAEELVGKKLPSGVLRAGPRTRLAG; encoded by the coding sequence ATGGCGGAACTGCCGGACTTCGTGTCGATCCGGGAGGTCGGGCCCCGGGACGGGCTCCAGAACGAGGATCCGATCCCGACCGACGCCAAGGTGCGGCTGCTCGACGCCCTCTCCGGCACCGGCGTCAAGCGGATCGAGGCGGTTTCCTTCGTGCACCCGAAGGCGATCCCGCAGATGGCCGACGCCGACGAGGTGTGGCGGCGGGCCGCCAAGGCCGAGGGGCTGCGCTACTCCGCGCTGGTTCCGAACACCCGTGGCGCGCAGCGCGCCCTGGCCGCCGGCTTCACCGAGATCGAGGTGGTGGTCTCGGCCAGCGACACGCACAACCGCCGCAACGTCAACCGCTCGACGGATGAGTCGCTGGACGACATCGCCGAGCTGATCGACCTGCTGCACGGTGCCGGCGCGCGGGCCGAGGTGATCATCGCGACCAGCTTCGGCTGCCCGTACGAGGGGGACGTCGACCCGCGGCGGGTCGCCGGCATCGTCGACCGCGTGGTCCGCGACGGCGCCGACCGGGTCGCCTTCGGCGACACCACCGGCATGGGTACGCCCCGACGGGTCCGTGAGCTGATCACCGCGGTACGCGACCGCAACGCCCACATCCCGGTGCTGCTGCACTTCCACAACACCCGGGGCACCGCCCTGGCGAACCTGCTGACGGCCATGGAGCTGGGCGTCACCGAGTTCGACGCCAGCGTCGGTGGCCTCGGTGGCTGCCCGTACGCCCCGGGGGCCAGCGGCAACCTGGCCACCGAGGAGGCCGTGCACATGCTGCACGACATGGGCGTCGAGACCGGGATCGACCTGGACGCCCTGATCGAGGTCGCCGAGTTGGCCGAGGAACTGGTCGGCAAGAAGCTGCCGAGCGGCGTCCTGCGCGCCGGCCCCCGCACCCGCCTGGCGGGCTAG
- a CDS encoding snapalysin family zinc-dependent metalloprotease: protein MTSRISRFAVAAVATTVATIGVAVVNPSPAAAAMTICYNTSQAPNYASIANQAATIWNNATTNLTLTANCGTNLRIYQITGGGSYAVRTSLGNGRVYIDTQQAQQYSPLRIMTHEIGHILGLPDNYNGNCAILMSGGSAGTSCTNPYPSTTEADRVSSLFAGTLSATERTADSTGTTVFQDSWPAPLMTVG from the coding sequence ATGACCTCACGAATCAGCCGGTTCGCGGTCGCGGCGGTCGCCACGACCGTCGCCACCATCGGCGTCGCGGTCGTCAACCCCTCGCCCGCAGCCGCCGCCATGACGATCTGCTACAACACCAGCCAGGCGCCGAACTACGCCAGCATCGCCAACCAGGCCGCCACCATCTGGAACAACGCCACGACGAACCTGACGCTCACGGCGAACTGCGGCACGAACCTCCGGATCTACCAGATCACCGGCGGTGGCTCGTACGCCGTCCGGACCAGCCTCGGAAACGGCCGGGTCTACATCGACACCCAGCAGGCCCAGCAGTACAGCCCGCTGCGGATCATGACCCACGAGATCGGGCACATCCTCGGCCTGCCGGACAACTACAACGGGAACTGCGCGATCCTGATGTCCGGCGGCAGCGCCGGCACAAGCTGCACGAACCCGTACCCGAGCACCACCGAGGCGGACCGGGTCAGCAGCCTCTTCGCCGGCACCCTCAGCGCCACCGAGCGCACCGCGGACAGCACCGGGACCACGGTCTTCCAGGACAGCTGGCCGGCCCCCCTCATGACGGTCGGCTGA
- a CDS encoding acyl-CoA carboxylase subunit beta, with translation MTLDGEALEQLRKRAKAGGADKYHAANAAKGKLFARERVALLVDEGSFVEDGLYANAMAEGLPADGVVTGTATIDGRQVCLMANDSTVKAGSWGARTVEKIIRIIERAYSTGVPMVYLVDSAGARITDQVELFPGRRGAGKIFWNQVRASGSIPQVCALFGPSAAGGAYIPAFCDVVAMVDGNASMYLGSDRMVEMVTGEKTTLEAMGGAKVHCAESGVGHFLCKTEAEALDVVRRYLSYLPANWTQEPPAAEAVPAPEKADLAALVPASERQAFDMRRYIKGLVDEGSFFEIQALWAKELTIGFGRLNGEVVGVVGNNSMFKGGVLFVDSADKASRFVQLCDAFNVPLLFLSDVPGFMVGSAVEKQGIIRHGAKMITAISEATVPKICVVVRKAYGAGLYAMAGPGFEPDATIALPTAKIAVMGAEAAVNAVYANKIAAIEDESARAAFVAAKREEYERDIDIVRLASELVVDAIVEPHELRAELVRRFAAARGKDRRFSRRRHGVTPV, from the coding sequence GTGACGCTCGACGGTGAGGCTCTGGAGCAGCTGCGCAAGCGCGCCAAGGCCGGTGGTGCGGACAAGTACCACGCGGCGAACGCCGCCAAGGGCAAGCTGTTCGCCCGCGAGCGGGTCGCGCTGTTGGTCGACGAGGGTTCCTTCGTCGAGGACGGTCTCTACGCGAACGCGATGGCCGAAGGGCTTCCCGCCGACGGCGTGGTCACCGGCACCGCCACCATCGACGGCCGGCAGGTCTGCCTGATGGCGAACGACTCCACGGTGAAGGCCGGCAGTTGGGGCGCGCGTACCGTCGAGAAGATCATCCGGATCATCGAGCGGGCGTACTCCACCGGCGTGCCCATGGTCTACCTGGTCGACTCGGCCGGTGCCCGGATCACCGACCAGGTCGAGCTGTTCCCCGGCCGGCGTGGCGCCGGGAAGATCTTCTGGAACCAGGTCCGCGCCTCGGGCTCCATCCCGCAGGTCTGCGCCCTGTTCGGGCCGAGCGCGGCCGGCGGGGCGTACATCCCGGCGTTCTGCGACGTGGTGGCCATGGTGGACGGCAACGCCAGCATGTACCTCGGCTCCGACCGGATGGTCGAGATGGTCACCGGCGAGAAGACCACGCTGGAGGCGATGGGCGGGGCGAAGGTGCACTGCGCCGAGTCGGGCGTCGGGCACTTCCTCTGCAAGACCGAGGCCGAGGCGCTCGACGTGGTCCGGCGCTACCTGTCGTACCTGCCGGCGAACTGGACGCAGGAGCCGCCCGCCGCCGAGGCCGTGCCCGCGCCGGAGAAGGCCGACCTGGCCGCCCTCGTGCCGGCGAGCGAGCGGCAGGCGTTCGACATGCGCCGCTACATCAAGGGCCTGGTCGACGAGGGCAGCTTCTTCGAGATCCAGGCGCTCTGGGCCAAGGAGCTGACCATCGGCTTCGGCCGGCTCAACGGCGAGGTCGTCGGCGTGGTCGGCAACAACTCGATGTTCAAGGGCGGGGTGCTCTTTGTTGACTCGGCCGACAAGGCGAGCCGTTTCGTGCAGCTCTGCGACGCGTTCAACGTCCCGCTGCTGTTCCTCTCGGACGTGCCCGGGTTCATGGTCGGCAGCGCGGTGGAGAAGCAGGGCATCATCCGGCACGGCGCCAAGATGATCACCGCGATCTCCGAGGCGACCGTACCCAAGATCTGCGTGGTGGTCCGGAAGGCGTACGGCGCCGGCCTCTACGCGATGGCCGGCCCGGGCTTCGAGCCGGACGCGACCATCGCGCTGCCCACCGCCAAGATCGCGGTGATGGGCGCGGAGGCGGCGGTCAACGCGGTGTACGCCAACAAGATCGCCGCGATCGAGGACGAGTCCGCGCGGGCCGCCTTCGTCGCCGCGAAGCGCGAGGAGTACGAGCGGGACATCGACATCGTCCGGCTCGCCAGCGAGCTGGTGGTGGACGCCATCGTCGAGCCGCACGAGCTGCGTGCGGAGCTGGTGCGCCGGTTCGCCGCGGCGCGTGGCAAGGACCGCCGGTTCTCCCGGCGCCGGCACGGCGTCACCCCGGTCTGA
- a CDS encoding acyl-CoA dehydrogenase family protein: protein MDFRLSEEQEALRESVRDFAREVVAPAVAEHYEQHTFPYEIIRQMGKMGLFGLPFPEQHGGMGGDYFALCLALEELARVDSSVAITLEAAVSLGAMPIYRFGTDEQQARWLPKLLSGEALAAFGLTEPGFGSDAGGTQTRAVLDERTNEWVINGSKAFITNSGTDITALVTVTAVTGTRPDGSKELSTIIVPSGTPGFTVAPGYSKVGWTASDTHELTFDDCRVPAANLLGERGRGFAQFLRILDEGRIAIAALAVGLAQGCVDESIRYAKERQAFGQPIGNYQAIQFKIADMELKAHTARLAYYDAAARMLAGEPFKRQAAIAKLHASTIAVDNAREATQIHGGYGFMNEYPVARFWRDSKILEIGEGTSEVQRMVIARDLGM from the coding sequence ATGGACTTCCGGCTCAGCGAGGAGCAAGAGGCGCTGCGGGAGAGCGTGCGGGACTTCGCCCGAGAGGTGGTGGCGCCGGCCGTCGCCGAGCACTACGAGCAGCACACCTTCCCATACGAGATCATCCGCCAGATGGGCAAAATGGGTCTGTTCGGCCTGCCCTTTCCCGAGCAGCACGGCGGCATGGGCGGCGACTACTTCGCGCTCTGCCTGGCCCTGGAGGAACTGGCCCGGGTCGACTCCAGCGTGGCGATCACCCTGGAGGCCGCGGTCTCCCTGGGCGCGATGCCGATCTACCGGTTCGGCACCGACGAGCAGCAGGCGCGGTGGCTGCCGAAGCTGCTCAGCGGCGAGGCCCTGGCCGCCTTCGGGCTGACCGAGCCGGGCTTCGGCTCGGACGCGGGCGGCACCCAGACCCGGGCGGTGCTGGACGAGCGGACGAACGAGTGGGTGATCAACGGCTCGAAGGCGTTCATCACCAACTCGGGCACCGACATCACCGCGCTGGTCACCGTCACCGCGGTCACCGGGACGAGGCCGGACGGCTCGAAGGAGCTGTCCACCATCATCGTCCCGTCGGGTACGCCCGGCTTCACCGTCGCGCCCGGCTACTCCAAGGTCGGCTGGACCGCCTCGGACACCCACGAGTTGACCTTCGACGACTGCCGGGTGCCCGCGGCCAACCTGCTCGGCGAGCGTGGCCGGGGCTTCGCCCAGTTCCTGCGTATCCTCGACGAGGGGCGGATCGCCATCGCCGCCCTGGCCGTCGGCCTCGCCCAGGGCTGCGTCGACGAGTCGATCCGGTACGCGAAGGAGCGCCAGGCCTTCGGCCAGCCGATCGGCAACTACCAGGCGATCCAGTTCAAGATTGCCGACATGGAGCTGAAGGCGCACACCGCCCGGCTGGCCTACTACGACGCCGCCGCCCGGATGCTGGCCGGCGAGCCGTTCAAGCGGCAGGCCGCGATTGCCAAGCTGCACGCCAGCACCATCGCGGTGGACAACGCCCGGGAGGCCACCCAGATCCACGGCGGCTACGGCTTCATGAACGAGTACCCCGTGGCCCGCTTCTGGCGGGACTCGAAGATCCTGGAGATCGGCGAGGGCACCAGCGAGGTGCAGCGCATGGTCATCGCCCGCGACCTCGGCATGTGA
- a CDS encoding ATP-binding protein encodes MTPDHDPSRSPDGRMLLPDLLRGHRLAAGLTQAELAGRAGVGVRTVRDLERGRSARPQRTTVDLLADALGLTDDARQAFRAAARPTPAGRQLSAAGPPPGGRHLTAAAPHPPARHLPVTGSATTGSGTSIALPQPVPLIGRDRDVAEVAALLGAEHPVVSLVGLAGVGKTALALTVAHAVAAEHPAGVAGVLVGEGSDAADVLAASEAVLGVNRLTDLATRLGGRPALLLLDAVERAPGSVAEALRALVAAAPTLRVLVTGRRPVGLPGELVRPVAPLDVPPVGAVPADPAELARWPAAALFTARLAQVRREPPAPAELPALAALVRRLGGLPLAIELMAARGRILDVTELLDRYGDRVLDLATAGRPGWTPEDRTAGTVTLREAVATSYRLLAPEERAALRRLSAFRNRWSVELAEDLLADGGPRRDAVPLLDRLLELGLVSVRGNGPFRFRLLDAVRDFAAEQAVGEGELGRIRRRHALVVAAMVARVAPNLAGTDLSAAAHLLDEATGDITAALTQAAEDDPVTALRLAAALPRWWRLRGRDVSGRRWLRRLLADPRTADVDPVLRAWAQLGAAQLAVEHDAGAEELPAARAALATFRSAGEVAGELSARMVLGALLPAVGGHDEARQQAEAVLELATRQGRTRDMAVAQAHLTWHDVRVGDLAGARRRLAAMERLAAQSGEQRLRMLARANLAEVHRLEGRFADAVQQGRRVAAALVELGDPGDRRRVLGTVGLALAQDGRAAEALAVAAELRPTLPVPGQRPPSGGGGVEQPGAGPAGEEPGRRPEDAVCALIEGHLALHRGDRELATEWYAAAADAATGGGRNRRDVIEALVGLAVSTVDLAVLDRLDRARRSSGIGLLPREEDLLYALVARRGLRGRQGAG; translated from the coding sequence ATGACTCCGGATCATGATCCTTCACGGAGCCCGGATGGTCGTATGCTTCTGCCCGATCTGCTGCGCGGGCACCGACTCGCCGCCGGTCTCACCCAGGCCGAGCTGGCCGGCCGGGCCGGCGTCGGAGTGCGGACCGTCCGTGATCTGGAGCGGGGCCGGTCGGCGCGGCCCCAGCGCACCACCGTCGACCTACTCGCCGACGCCCTCGGCCTGACCGACGACGCCCGGCAGGCGTTCCGCGCCGCGGCCCGGCCCACCCCGGCCGGACGGCAACTCAGTGCCGCCGGGCCACCCCCAGGTGGGCGGCACCTCACCGCCGCCGCGCCGCACCCGCCCGCACGGCACCTCCCGGTCACCGGCTCCGCCACCACCGGATCCGGTACGTCGATCGCGCTGCCGCAGCCGGTCCCGCTGATCGGCCGGGATCGGGACGTCGCCGAGGTGGCCGCCCTGCTGGGTGCCGAGCATCCGGTGGTGAGCCTGGTCGGCCTGGCCGGTGTCGGCAAGACCGCGCTCGCCCTCACCGTCGCGCACGCGGTGGCCGCCGAGCATCCGGCCGGCGTCGCCGGGGTGCTGGTCGGCGAAGGCTCGGACGCGGCCGACGTGCTGGCCGCGTCGGAGGCGGTGCTGGGCGTGAACCGGCTCACCGACCTCGCCACCCGGCTCGGTGGCCGACCGGCGTTGCTGCTGCTGGACGCGGTGGAACGGGCACCCGGGTCGGTGGCGGAGGCGCTGCGGGCGCTGGTCGCCGCGGCACCCACGCTGCGCGTGCTGGTGACCGGCCGGCGCCCGGTCGGCCTTCCCGGCGAGCTGGTCCGGCCGGTCGCGCCGCTCGACGTGCCGCCGGTCGGGGCGGTGCCGGCGGACCCGGCCGAGCTGGCCCGCTGGCCGGCGGCGGCGCTGTTCACCGCCCGGCTCGCCCAGGTCCGCCGGGAACCACCGGCCCCGGCCGAGCTGCCGGCGCTCGCCGCGCTGGTCCGTCGCCTCGGCGGCCTGCCGCTGGCCATCGAGCTGATGGCCGCGCGTGGCCGGATCCTCGACGTCACGGAACTGCTCGACCGGTACGGCGACCGGGTTCTCGATCTCGCCACCGCCGGCCGTCCGGGCTGGACGCCCGAGGACCGTACGGCGGGCACGGTCACCCTGCGCGAGGCGGTGGCGACCAGCTACCGCCTGCTCGCGCCGGAGGAGCGGGCGGCGCTGCGCCGGCTCTCGGCGTTCCGTAACCGCTGGTCGGTGGAGTTGGCCGAGGATCTGCTCGCCGATGGTGGCCCACGCCGGGACGCCGTGCCACTGCTGGACCGGCTGCTCGAACTCGGCCTGGTCAGCGTCCGGGGCAACGGGCCGTTCCGGTTCCGCCTCCTGGACGCGGTACGCGACTTCGCCGCCGAGCAGGCCGTCGGCGAGGGCGAGCTGGGCCGGATCCGGCGCCGGCACGCCCTCGTGGTCGCCGCGATGGTGGCCCGCGTCGCCCCGAACCTGGCCGGGACGGACCTGTCCGCCGCGGCACACCTGCTGGACGAGGCGACCGGCGACATCACCGCAGCCCTGACGCAAGCCGCCGAGGACGATCCGGTGACCGCGCTGCGGCTCGCGGCGGCGCTGCCCCGCTGGTGGCGGCTGCGGGGGCGGGACGTCTCCGGCCGGCGATGGCTGCGCCGGTTGTTGGCCGACCCGCGTACCGCCGACGTCGATCCGGTGCTGCGGGCCTGGGCTCAGCTGGGGGCGGCTCAGCTCGCCGTGGAGCACGACGCCGGCGCGGAGGAGTTACCCGCGGCCCGCGCCGCGTTGGCCACCTTCCGCTCGGCCGGGGAGGTGGCCGGGGAGTTGTCGGCCCGTATGGTGCTCGGTGCGCTGCTGCCCGCCGTGGGTGGCCACGACGAGGCCCGACAGCAGGCCGAGGCGGTGCTGGAACTGGCCACCCGGCAGGGCCGGACCCGTGACATGGCCGTTGCCCAGGCGCACCTGACCTGGCACGACGTACGGGTCGGTGACCTGGCCGGGGCCCGGCGCCGACTGGCCGCCATGGAGCGGCTGGCCGCTCAGTCCGGGGAGCAGCGGCTACGGATGCTGGCCCGGGCCAATCTCGCCGAGGTGCATCGCCTGGAGGGCCGGTTTGCCGACGCCGTGCAGCAGGGGCGGCGGGTGGCGGCGGCCCTCGTCGAACTGGGTGATCCGGGGGACCGCCGCCGGGTGCTCGGCACGGTGGGGCTGGCGCTCGCCCAGGACGGGCGCGCCGCCGAGGCCCTTGCGGTGGCCGCCGAACTGCGACCCACCCTGCCGGTTCCCGGGCAGCGCCCGCCATCGGGCGGGGGCGGCGTGGAGCAGCCCGGTGCCGGGCCGGCCGGGGAGGAGCCCGGCCGCCGGCCGGAGGACGCGGTGTGCGCGCTGATCGAGGGGCATCTCGCGCTGCACCGCGGCGACCGTGAACTGGCGACCGAGTGGTACGCCGCGGCGGCCGACGCGGCGACCGGCGGTGGGCGGAACCGGCGAGATGTGATCGAGGCGCTGGTCGGGCTGGCCGTGAGCACGGTCGACCTGGCCGTGCTGGACCGGCTCGACCGGGCGCGACGATCCAGCGGGATCGGGCTGCTGCCCCGGGAGGAGGACCTGCTCTACGCGCTGGTGGCCCGTCGCGGACTGCGCGGCCGGCAGGGAGCTGGCTGA
- a CDS encoding MarR family winged helix-turn-helix transcriptional regulator, with the protein MDQNVFDDPRITAVGLLVEAHAGLSARFAAQFEEHGLSPVEFEVLMRLARSPGNQLRMTDLSAQTSLSTSGVTRVVDRMERDGLLRRRACPSDRRSSYAVVTAAGLTRLDETLPGHLRIIEQWFTGQLEPAALEALLDGLRRVRDAVHPGATAGSTCPAPADEPGAAGC; encoded by the coding sequence GTGGACCAGAACGTGTTCGACGATCCCCGGATCACCGCCGTCGGCCTCCTCGTCGAGGCGCACGCCGGGCTGTCGGCCCGGTTCGCCGCCCAGTTCGAGGAGCACGGCCTCTCCCCCGTCGAGTTCGAGGTGCTCATGCGGCTTGCCCGCTCACCCGGCAATCAGCTACGGATGACCGATCTGTCCGCCCAGACGTCCCTCTCCACCAGCGGGGTGACCCGGGTCGTCGACCGGATGGAGCGTGACGGGCTGCTCCGGCGCCGGGCCTGCCCCTCCGACCGGCGCAGTTCGTACGCGGTGGTGACCGCCGCCGGCCTGACCCGGCTGGACGAGACTCTGCCGGGGCACCTGCGGATCATCGAACAGTGGTTCACCGGCCAGCTCGAACCAGCCGCGCTGGAGGCGCTCCTCGACGGCCTGCGCCGGGTTCGCGACGCCGTCCACCCGGGGGCGACCGCCGGGAGCACCTGCCCCGCACCGGCCGACGAGCCCGGCGCGGCCGGCTGCTGA
- a CDS encoding YceI family protein: MTSSTEAVTREWDGLTIPAAGTYQLDAAHKRVGFVARHMMVSKVRGEFADATATITIGEDPMQSSVTATIQAASINTSQADRDAHLRSGDFLDAEKFPTLEFRSTGVKSRDGNEFVLAGELTIKDVTRPVELEVEFEGVGRSPYGQDIFGFSASTEIDREEFGLTWNVALETGGVVVGKKVKIEIEGEAIRQA; this comes from the coding sequence ATGACCAGCAGCACCGAAGCGGTTACCCGCGAGTGGGACGGCCTCACCATCCCCGCTGCCGGCACGTACCAGCTGGACGCGGCTCACAAGCGCGTCGGGTTCGTCGCGCGGCACATGATGGTCAGCAAGGTACGCGGTGAGTTCGCCGACGCGACCGCCACGATCACGATCGGCGAGGACCCCATGCAGTCCTCGGTGACCGCCACCATCCAGGCGGCGAGCATCAACACCAGCCAGGCCGACCGCGACGCGCACCTGCGCAGCGGCGACTTCCTCGACGCCGAGAAGTTCCCGACGCTGGAGTTCCGCAGCACCGGTGTGAAGTCCCGCGACGGCAACGAGTTCGTCCTCGCCGGCGAGCTGACCATCAAGGACGTCACCCGCCCGGTGGAGCTGGAGGTCGAGTTCGAGGGCGTCGGCCGCAGCCCGTACGGCCAGGACATCTTCGGCTTCTCGGCGAGCACCGAGATCGACCGTGAGGAGTTCGGCCTGACCTGGAACGTCGCCCTGGAGACCGGCGGCGTCGTGGTCGGCAAGAAGGTGAAGATCGAGATCGAGGGCGAGGCCATTCGCCAGGCCTGA
- a CDS encoding glutamate--cysteine ligase, translating to MGRDVEQGAFSREDRVRYRQKVRRCLDVFALMLDDFGFDADRPMTGLEIELNLVDSAAEPAMRNEKILADIADPLFQTELGQFNLELNTPPRLIEGTGFGDYERDLRNSLARADERASRSDAKLVLVGILPTLTERHLIADNLSTDERYRALNDQIVGARGEDFELDIRGVERLQTHNDSIAPEAACTSLQFHLQVAPDSFADYWNASQAIAGPQVAVGANSPFLYGRQLWAETRIALFQQATDTRPDELKAQGVRPRVWFGERWITSIFDLFEENVRYFPPLLPIVEDEDPVEVLHAGGVPELAELRLHNGTVYRWNRPVYDIMDGRPHLRVENRVLPAGPTVVDMLANGAFYFGLARALAEADRPIWSQLTFSSAEENFQAAARRGLDAVMYWPRLGEVPVTKLVLDVLLPKAAQGLDGFGVAPAERDRLLGVIEQRCRTGRNGAAWQTEMVWAAERRRGLDRCAALHHMLQRYAQLQGSNEPVHTWPVD from the coding sequence ATGGGCAGAGACGTCGAGCAGGGCGCCTTCTCCCGGGAGGACCGGGTCCGCTATCGGCAGAAGGTACGGCGATGCCTGGACGTCTTCGCACTGATGCTGGACGACTTCGGCTTCGACGCCGACCGCCCGATGACCGGGCTGGAGATCGAGCTGAATCTGGTCGACTCCGCCGCCGAGCCGGCCATGCGTAACGAGAAGATCCTTGCCGACATCGCGGACCCGCTCTTCCAGACCGAGCTGGGCCAGTTCAACCTGGAGCTGAACACGCCGCCCCGGCTCATCGAGGGCACCGGCTTCGGCGACTACGAGCGGGACCTGCGCAACAGCCTCGCCCGCGCCGACGAGCGGGCGTCCCGGTCGGACGCGAAGCTGGTGCTGGTCGGCATCCTGCCCACCCTCACCGAGCGGCACCTGATCGCCGACAACCTTTCCACCGACGAGCGCTACCGGGCGCTCAACGACCAGATCGTCGGTGCCCGGGGCGAGGATTTCGAACTGGACATCCGCGGTGTCGAGCGGTTGCAGACGCACAACGACTCGATCGCCCCCGAGGCCGCCTGCACGAGTCTCCAGTTCCACCTCCAGGTCGCGCCGGACAGCTTCGCCGACTACTGGAACGCGTCCCAGGCCATCGCCGGCCCCCAGGTCGCGGTGGGCGCGAACTCGCCGTTCCTGTACGGCCGGCAGCTCTGGGCGGAGACCCGGATCGCCCTCTTCCAGCAGGCCACCGACACCCGTCCCGACGAGCTCAAGGCCCAGGGCGTACGCCCCCGGGTGTGGTTCGGAGAACGCTGGATCACCTCGATCTTCGACCTGTTCGAGGAGAACGTCCGCTACTTCCCGCCACTGCTGCCGATCGTCGAGGACGAGGACCCGGTCGAGGTGCTGCACGCCGGTGGGGTGCCCGAGCTGGCCGAGCTGCGGCTGCACAACGGCACGGTCTACCGCTGGAACCGGCCCGTCTACGACATCATGGACGGTCGCCCGCACCTGCGAGTGGAGAACCGGGTGCTGCCGGCCGGGCCGACGGTGGTCGACATGCTGGCCAACGGTGCCTTCTACTTCGGGCTCGCCCGGGCCCTCGCCGAGGCGGACCGTCCCATCTGGAGCCAGCTCACCTTCAGCTCCGCCGAGGAGAACTTCCAAGCCGCCGCCCGGCGGGGCCTGGACGCCGTCATGTATTGGCCCCGGCTCGGCGAGGTGCCGGTGACCAAGCTCGTGCTCGACGTCCTCCTGCCCAAGGCCGCGCAGGGGCTGGACGGGTTCGGCGTCGCCCCGGCCGAGCGGGACCGCCTCCTCGGTGTCATCGAGCAGCGCTGTCGTACGGGCCGCAACGGCGCCGCCTGGCAGACCGAGATGGTGTGGGCGGCCGAGCGGCGCCGGGGCCTGGACCGGTGCGCCGCCCTGCACCACATGCTCCAGCGCTACGCGCAGCTCCAGGGCAGCAATGAGCCGGTGCACACCTGGCCGGTCGACTGA
- a CDS encoding PASTA domain-containing protein — translation MTDDGYPDPGTGAEQGPNRTRLILGGGLAVVLLAVIGASGGWILAGEAEPITPPASGVTTPTPSGDATPKVSASPPQQRPTAVRTTTAGGLTVPELVGTDFVRARQELRDRKLGWRLVFGTGSGRGVERTSPEPGTPVRRGITVTLWVAGPAPALPVPDLVAQECGDAADDLVEAGFYPSYRTLRRGPVTAQEPEPGATAHWNDKVTLTCGDEPPTDPEASPPVTP, via the coding sequence ATGACGGACGACGGGTACCCGGACCCCGGGACGGGCGCCGAACAGGGGCCGAACCGGACGAGACTGATTCTCGGTGGCGGCCTCGCGGTGGTCCTGTTGGCGGTGATCGGGGCGAGCGGCGGCTGGATCCTCGCCGGAGAGGCGGAGCCGATCACGCCGCCGGCGTCCGGCGTAACCACCCCGACGCCGTCGGGCGACGCCACGCCGAAGGTGTCGGCCAGCCCGCCGCAGCAGCGTCCGACCGCCGTACGGACGACCACCGCCGGTGGACTGACCGTGCCCGAGCTGGTGGGCACCGACTTCGTGCGGGCCCGACAGGAGTTGCGGGACCGCAAGCTCGGCTGGCGGCTCGTCTTCGGCACCGGCTCGGGCCGGGGCGTCGAGCGCACCTCTCCCGAGCCCGGTACGCCGGTACGCCGCGGCATCACGGTCACCCTCTGGGTCGCCGGCCCGGCGCCGGCCCTCCCCGTACCGGACCTGGTCGCCCAGGAGTGCGGCGACGCCGCCGACGACCTGGTCGAGGCGGGCTTCTACCCGAGCTACCGAACCCTGCGCCGCGGCCCGGTCACCGCCCAGGAACCAGAGCCCGGCGCGACCGCCCACTGGAACGACAAGGTCACCCTGACCTGCGGCGACGAGCCGCCCACGGATCCGGAGGCCAGCCCGCCCGTGACGCCGTGA